In a single window of the Leptospira sanjuanensis genome:
- a CDS encoding FecR family protein, giving the protein MRYLTEGKYVVTFLTGLVILFSILLYLHITSGHKKGTNPEIGKIIFKNRKAQRKFDSEVMWEEIETEMKVRNRDTVRTEDGAEAVLVLNDGTEIKLDQKSMIFLDFSDKNLSIDFAYGSVSANKDSGTELKIKSGETTVEVNQGDLKLSKSEDQALNLEVSKGNAKVKSGNQESNVTNNQAIELKNGKSEIRSLSISLTTPTERKFVQTPSNTAAIAFGWNKVEGVKDYTLEISNHPSFTKNVSRSKSNSISLNKSLEKGTHYWRVTALHPGTGKPEYSETRSLTVLGNLQPSVFAPAKAEDFKFTSSPPSVVIQWTPVDLSKSYILELAKDKNFKESILTQEIQGTLYRWEKTKEGTYYARVTPKPSMQDLKTSTSEAISFHIRKLEKAEPPILKKPSDQEEISLRKFSKEGSLFVWSGSSDLSEYTLEIANDSDFKNLLFSKKTNSFSLTSSPIANAGTYFWRVRAAAKEGDPVLSPSRQFKIQALETLDLLFPSNEQELGHPANQKLTFRWQRPEPAGVYKLEVAKNSEFSGNVIRENFRASSGTVQLPSVGEYFWKVSLLGSNGENLLTSKTQSFKTSDNAPFLSQNSPATEETIDISNRDSIDFRWEIEGNTESVTLEIFELRAKGNKSIWKRELKGDSYSFKDFAILEEGKFQWRISAKYKDKTGATKFTIPVSRNFEIKLSKTVRPPEILSPKEIYVE; this is encoded by the coding sequence ATGAGATACTTGACTGAGGGAAAATACGTCGTCACCTTTCTTACGGGACTCGTAATCCTTTTCAGTATATTATTATACCTTCATATCACTTCGGGCCACAAAAAAGGGACCAACCCGGAGATCGGTAAAATCATATTCAAAAACCGGAAAGCGCAGAGAAAGTTCGATTCGGAAGTCATGTGGGAAGAAATCGAAACCGAAATGAAAGTCCGCAACCGGGATACGGTCCGCACGGAAGACGGAGCCGAAGCGGTTTTAGTTTTGAACGACGGAACCGAAATCAAACTCGATCAAAAAAGCATGATCTTTCTCGACTTCTCCGATAAGAACTTATCCATCGACTTCGCTTACGGATCGGTTTCCGCAAACAAAGACAGCGGCACCGAACTCAAAATCAAAAGCGGCGAAACTACCGTCGAAGTCAACCAAGGCGACCTGAAACTTTCCAAGTCCGAGGACCAGGCGTTGAATCTCGAAGTTTCCAAAGGAAACGCGAAGGTCAAATCCGGAAATCAGGAATCGAACGTTACGAACAACCAAGCCATCGAACTGAAAAACGGAAAATCGGAAATCCGCTCCTTGTCGATCTCTCTCACAACTCCAACGGAACGAAAATTCGTGCAAACTCCGTCGAATACCGCGGCGATCGCATTCGGTTGGAACAAGGTAGAAGGCGTAAAGGATTATACGTTAGAAATTTCGAATCATCCAAGCTTTACGAAAAACGTTTCCCGCTCGAAATCGAATTCCATTTCGCTAAACAAGTCTTTGGAAAAAGGAACACATTATTGGCGCGTCACCGCGCTCCATCCCGGAACCGGTAAACCGGAATACAGCGAGACCCGTTCCTTGACCGTTCTCGGAAATCTACAACCGTCGGTCTTTGCACCGGCAAAAGCGGAAGATTTCAAGTTCACTTCTTCTCCCCCGAGCGTCGTCATTCAATGGACGCCCGTGGATCTGAGTAAAAGTTATATTCTCGAACTCGCCAAGGACAAGAATTTTAAGGAATCGATTCTTACCCAGGAAATCCAGGGAACGTTGTATCGCTGGGAAAAAACGAAGGAAGGAACCTATTACGCGCGCGTAACCCCGAAACCTTCGATGCAAGATTTGAAAACGTCGACCTCCGAAGCGATTTCGTTTCATATCCGTAAACTGGAAAAGGCCGAACCTCCGATTTTGAAAAAACCTTCCGATCAGGAGGAGATTTCCCTCCGCAAGTTTTCCAAAGAAGGAAGCCTTTTCGTTTGGTCCGGTTCCTCCGATCTGAGCGAATACACGCTCGAAATCGCAAACGACAGCGACTTTAAGAATCTTCTTTTCAGCAAAAAAACGAACTCATTCTCCCTAACCTCGAGTCCGATCGCAAACGCGGGAACCTATTTCTGGAGAGTCAGAGCCGCCGCAAAAGAGGGAGATCCGGTCCTATCGCCGAGTCGTCAGTTTAAGATCCAGGCGCTCGAAACGCTCGACTTACTTTTCCCTTCAAACGAACAGGAATTGGGGCATCCGGCCAATCAAAAATTGACTTTCCGTTGGCAAAGACCCGAGCCTGCAGGTGTATATAAGTTAGAGGTAGCCAAAAATTCCGAATTCAGCGGAAACGTGATTCGGGAGAATTTCCGTGCTTCTTCCGGAACCGTCCAACTTCCATCCGTCGGTGAATACTTCTGGAAGGTTTCTCTGCTCGGATCGAACGGGGAGAATTTATTGACGAGTAAAACTCAGTCGTTCAAGACTTCGGACAATGCGCCCTTCCTAAGTCAGAACAGCCCGGCTACCGAAGAGACGATCGATATTTCCAATCGGGACAGCATCGACTTCCGTTGGGAAATCGAAGGAAACACGGAATCCGTTACTCTTGAAATTTTCGAGCTAAGAGCGAAAGGAAATAAGTCGATCTGGAAAAGAGAACTCAAAGGAGATTCTTATTCGTTTAAGGATTTTGCAATCTTAGAAGAAGGTAAGTTTCAGTGGAGAATCTCCGCGAAATACAAGGATAAAACCGGCGCGACTAAGTTCACCATTCCGGTTTCCAGAAATTTCGAGATCAAGCTGAGTAAAACGGTCCGACCTCCGGAAATTCTTTCGCCGAAGGAAATTTATGTGGAATAG
- a CDS encoding four-helix bundle copper-binding protein → MLTRKELITQSAALLAFASAGSLLAKESSHKHHEAPAKKNDKPTSKKVDRKTLEAANKCILNAEICLAHCEENLSTGDTMLADCLKTVKDTLALCKAFVSLGASNSALTKEVAAICIKACEACEKECRVHESHHEICKNCADSCKECIAELKKVA, encoded by the coding sequence ATGTTAACTAGAAAAGAACTCATCACACAATCCGCGGCGCTTCTCGCGTTCGCATCCGCCGGATCTCTTTTAGCGAAAGAATCCAGTCACAAACACCACGAAGCTCCGGCAAAGAAGAACGACAAACCGACTTCTAAAAAGGTCGATCGAAAGACCTTGGAGGCCGCGAACAAGTGCATCTTAAACGCGGAGATCTGTCTCGCTCATTGCGAGGAGAATCTTTCCACCGGCGATACGATGCTCGCGGATTGTCTCAAAACCGTAAAAGACACGTTGGCTCTCTGCAAAGCATTCGTAAGTCTCGGGGCTTCCAATTCTGCGCTTACGAAAGAAGTCGCGGCGATCTGTATCAAAGCTTGCGAAGCCTGCGAGAAAGAATGCAGGGTCCACGAATCCCATCATGAAATCTGCAAAAACTGTGCGGATAGCTGCAAAGAATGTATCGCCGAACTGAAAAAAGTCGCGTAA
- a CDS encoding sensor histidine kinase yields the protein MTDSEYQWVDLLQTPIGVLDEGLRIIKCNSSFANRCLGIFSEVGKNQTLDRVLQFQNPSLLEEFKNSKLEKPIFFREQFLNSSQEELYVRGSLTRVRSGNEDVLFLEISEFTESTKSNLKEKEIAALVSRLYHDLQEPIRNHNAFLKLLSDRFVNELNPKGKEFLRIAREAGERLWNRIQSLLSFLRIEKEKNVFRTLSLEEVWRDSLDPVKDDLKTANANISVEGIFPRIVGNGFLLRELFTQLLSNSIRFKRPKEALILSVSCSMDNGWNKVRVRDNGIGLEQKLQKASIDLFKTFHESNESAGQGTGLFFCKRIAELHGGSLEIETGLAEGFGVLIRFPKEFQLEQI from the coding sequence GTGACTGATTCTGAATATCAGTGGGTCGATCTTCTGCAAACGCCGATCGGTGTTTTGGATGAAGGGTTGCGAATTATAAAGTGCAATTCTTCTTTTGCAAATCGATGTTTGGGAATTTTTTCAGAAGTTGGGAAGAATCAAACTCTGGATCGAGTTTTGCAGTTTCAAAATCCTTCTCTTTTGGAAGAATTCAAAAATTCTAAATTAGAAAAACCGATATTTTTCCGGGAACAATTCCTGAATTCTTCGCAGGAAGAATTATACGTAAGGGGTTCTTTGACTCGGGTTCGATCCGGAAACGAAGACGTTTTATTCTTAGAGATTTCCGAATTTACGGAATCGACAAAATCGAATCTAAAGGAAAAGGAAATCGCCGCCTTGGTTTCCCGATTGTATCACGATCTACAAGAACCGATTCGAAATCACAATGCCTTTCTAAAATTGCTTTCCGATCGCTTTGTAAACGAATTGAATCCGAAAGGAAAGGAGTTTCTTCGGATCGCAAGAGAAGCCGGAGAGCGTCTCTGGAATCGGATCCAATCTCTTCTTTCGTTTTTACGAATCGAAAAAGAAAAGAACGTCTTTCGAACTCTTTCGTTGGAAGAAGTCTGGAGGGATTCTCTCGATCCCGTCAAAGACGATCTCAAAACGGCGAACGCGAACATATCCGTGGAAGGAATCTTTCCTCGGATCGTTGGCAACGGTTTTCTTTTACGGGAGCTTTTTACGCAGCTTCTTTCCAATTCGATTCGATTCAAACGACCGAAAGAGGCTTTGATTCTTTCCGTTTCTTGTTCTATGGACAACGGATGGAACAAGGTTCGCGTTCGAGACAACGGAATCGGGCTCGAACAAAAGTTGCAAAAAGCTTCCATCGACTTATTCAAAACATTTCATGAATCGAATGAGTCGGCCGGACAAGGAACCGGTTTGTTTTTTTGTAAAAGGATCGCGGAACTTCACGGAGGAAGTTTGGAAATCGAAACCGGTTTAGCGGAAGGTTTCGGAGTTTTGATTCGTTTTCCTAAAGAGTTTCAGTTAGAACAAATATAG
- a CDS encoding glycerate kinase type-2 family protein, which produces MPALSWNETSNLDLNSPRSVLFHLGRIAIRSSLPGPAVRRFLESNRPSGRIVLFSIGKAAEPMAAAAYELLESQISGGLILTKYGHLSGNQFPKLEILEAGHPVPDANSIAGGKRILELCASLQPEDTALVLLSGGGSALLEVPAAGLSLEDLIVWNERLLESGADIREINSIRILLSEIKGGGLLSKILPAKSITLILSDVLGDDLSKVASGPTIPSKIDPNSIFRIFEHYHLPSDSKIKSLLEKKIQQSKAISSFESDRDSPKPDPSPRDFSFSSEDSESQSKRNSVHCIGNIRLALESVQTECKKRNIPILFLTSCLDCEAKEAGFFLGSIAKEAVSNSKTPLLILCGGETTVTHDGKGKGGRNQELALAFAKQIAGESGITLFSLATDGSDGPTDAAGAIVDGTTWNGISQTNDPNSALPNHNSYEALRSAGALVFTGPTGTNVNDIQFLWITPNEKR; this is translated from the coding sequence ATGCCCGCTCTTTCTTGGAACGAAACTTCGAACTTGGATTTGAATTCTCCCCGTTCCGTTTTGTTTCATTTGGGAAGAATTGCGATCCGCAGTTCTTTACCCGGTCCCGCGGTGAGGCGTTTTCTGGAATCCAACCGGCCTTCGGGAAGAATCGTTCTTTTTTCGATCGGCAAGGCCGCCGAACCGATGGCGGCGGCCGCTTACGAACTTCTGGAATCTCAGATTTCCGGAGGATTGATTCTCACCAAATACGGACATTTATCCGGAAATCAATTTCCTAAACTGGAGATTCTCGAAGCGGGACATCCCGTCCCGGATGCAAACAGCATCGCCGGCGGAAAAAGAATTTTAGAACTCTGCGCATCCTTACAACCGGAGGACACGGCGCTCGTTCTTTTATCCGGAGGAGGTTCGGCCTTGTTGGAAGTCCCCGCTGCGGGACTTAGTTTGGAAGATCTAATCGTTTGGAACGAACGCCTTCTGGAGAGCGGTGCGGATATCCGCGAAATCAATTCGATTCGAATTCTTCTTTCGGAAATCAAAGGCGGCGGACTTCTTTCCAAAATTCTTCCTGCAAAATCGATCACTCTGATTCTTTCCGACGTACTCGGAGACGATTTATCCAAGGTCGCGTCCGGACCCACGATTCCTTCTAAAATCGATCCGAATTCCATTTTCAGAATATTCGAACACTATCATTTACCTTCGGATTCGAAAATCAAATCGCTTCTTGAAAAAAAAATCCAGCAATCAAAGGCGATCTCCTCCTTTGAATCCGATAGAGATTCTCCGAAACCCGATCCATCTCCCCGCGATTTTTCCTTTTCAAGCGAAGACTCCGAATCGCAATCGAAACGTAATTCAGTCCATTGTATCGGAAACATTCGACTTGCGCTCGAATCGGTACAAACCGAATGCAAAAAACGGAATATTCCGATTTTATTTCTCACTTCCTGCTTGGATTGCGAAGCGAAGGAAGCCGGATTCTTTTTGGGATCGATCGCGAAGGAAGCCGTCTCCAATTCGAAAACTCCGCTCTTGATTCTCTGCGGAGGGGAAACGACGGTAACACACGACGGCAAAGGTAAAGGCGGAAGAAACCAGGAACTCGCGCTCGCGTTCGCCAAACAAATCGCAGGAGAATCCGGAATCACCCTCTTCTCCTTGGCGACCGACGGAAGCGACGGACCGACCGATGCTGCCGGTGCGATCGTGGATGGAACGACTTGGAACGGGATCTCACAAACGAACGATCCGAATTCCGCTTTACCAAATCATAATTCGTATGAAGCGCTCCGGTCGGCCGGAGCCTTGGTGTTTACCGGCCCGACGGGAACCAACGTAAACGACATACAATTTTTGTGGATTACTCCGAACGAGAAACGTTAG
- a CDS encoding LIC11435 family protein — translation MWNRIHSIFILSFLFLLPVFGEEENQYLEWKPVPEAGGYLVEIKDSSGRITREKTKSTRFEVNLPPGVYDHRIGVLNKFGRVSVFSEWIAFEVILSRAPFVDPDSNVKLVKEKLGPVLTVKGDNFTEAMNVTLLLPSGETIKPEFEYVNSKEIKIKIDGLNLKNGSYTLSLENPRNKKTAKKGFLVLADTEQELAEIVKRGEQEERVASPGIQWGPAMQSAVLPGWGQSNQDKKYRSWIFPILIAGAVAYSAQQYGEYNSSLATLDQSKNLNQSLLLMDNPALLPFATFNYMQVQSDYSNAVSHYNQFNISLGIVALLYLLNVSDAAFVGPSTTKTTVSESDRNYVPYFKTSTIDAGQGGRSSSQFFPNSFEFGMKIFL, via the coding sequence ATGTGGAATAGAATTCATAGTATATTCATTCTTTCGTTCCTTTTTCTACTCCCCGTTTTCGGCGAGGAAGAAAATCAGTATTTGGAATGGAAGCCCGTGCCCGAAGCGGGCGGTTATCTCGTAGAGATCAAGGATTCGAGCGGAAGAATCACGAGAGAAAAAACCAAGTCCACCCGTTTCGAAGTCAATCTTCCACCGGGAGTTTACGATCATAGGATCGGAGTTCTCAATAAATTCGGAAGAGTTTCCGTATTTTCGGAATGGATCGCCTTTGAGGTGATTCTTTCCCGCGCGCCCTTTGTGGACCCGGACTCGAACGTCAAACTTGTAAAAGAAAAACTCGGGCCCGTTCTCACGGTAAAAGGAGATAATTTCACCGAAGCTATGAACGTTACGTTGCTTCTTCCTTCCGGAGAAACGATCAAACCCGAATTCGAATACGTCAACTCGAAAGAAATCAAAATCAAGATCGACGGTTTGAATCTCAAAAACGGAAGTTATACTCTTTCCTTGGAAAACCCGAGAAACAAAAAGACCGCCAAAAAAGGATTTTTGGTTTTGGCCGATACCGAACAAGAACTTGCGGAAATCGTGAAACGAGGGGAACAGGAAGAAAGAGTCGCCAGTCCGGGAATCCAATGGGGACCGGCGATGCAATCCGCTGTTTTACCGGGCTGGGGACAATCCAACCAGGACAAAAAATATCGAAGCTGGATTTTTCCGATTTTGATCGCGGGTGCGGTCGCCTATTCCGCGCAGCAATATGGAGAATATAACTCGAGTTTGGCGACTCTCGATCAAAGCAAGAACTTGAATCAGAGTCTTTTGCTCATGGATAACCCTGCGTTACTCCCTTTTGCAACCTTCAATTACATGCAGGTTCAATCGGATTACTCGAACGCGGTTTCGCATTACAATCAGTTCAACATTTCTTTAGGGATTGTCGCCCTTCTCTATTTGTTAAATGTGTCAGATGCGGCATTTGTCGGTCCGTCCACGACAAAAACGACGGTTTCCGAATCGGACCGTAACTATGTTCCTTATTTCAAAACAAGCACAATCGATGCAGGGCAAGGAGGTCGCAGTTCCAGTCAATTTTTTCCGAATTCTTTTGAATTTGGGATGAAAATTTTCCTATAA
- a CDS encoding LIC13259 family plasminogen/vitronectin/complement-binding protein — protein sequence MKRKTILFSLILLFNVALLDAKSILPTRPTVLAELNQIHQSFLNGKEVVADKLIAVLQQEAARDSSLTPALKAAEKLKSATEEKAKLEAYSELSEALKEYIQKDESTGMHVFYCPMVKKKWIASGDKIQNPYDPSMKSCGKKI from the coding sequence ATGAAACGGAAAACAATCCTCTTCTCCCTGATCCTGTTGTTCAATGTCGCTCTTTTGGATGCGAAGTCGATTTTACCCACGAGACCGACCGTTCTCGCCGAGTTGAATCAGATCCATCAGTCTTTTCTGAACGGCAAGGAAGTTGTCGCGGATAAACTGATCGCGGTCCTGCAACAAGAAGCGGCTCGCGATTCTTCCCTAACCCCCGCGCTCAAAGCCGCTGAAAAACTAAAAAGCGCGACCGAAGAAAAAGCGAAACTGGAAGCGTATTCCGAACTTTCGGAAGCGTTAAAAGAGTATATTCAAAAAGATGAATCCACCGGAATGCACGTTTTTTATTGCCCCATGGTCAAAAAGAAATGGATCGCTTCCGGAGACAAGATACAAAACCCGTACGATCCTTCCATGAAGAGCTGCGGAAAAAAAATCTAA
- a CDS encoding alpha/beta fold hydrolase — MSEIETSSLKNGEREYKYLSLGKGKNLIFFFHGFPDDAGSMKELMEFFSKKDFTCVAPYMRGYSPGSSVPFSTTVSIAELAGDLKFIVESLKAKHKPGQTIVVGHDWGAIASYAFANLSPGSIDALVALSVPPLPTYLKNLASYPSQIVRSWYILFFQLRAGIPESALLKNDLLRRLWEDWSPGWKIPEDRFREVSANLKIPEHLTTALGYYRGLLTPGNFGLWNSSRELVFHKISVPTLVLAGEKDECISPSVYKGLESEFFSRVLFKTIPKAGHFLPLEAAGTVANEIASFLKL; from the coding sequence ATGTCGGAAATCGAAACATCTTCCCTAAAAAACGGAGAAAGAGAATACAAATATTTGAGTTTGGGGAAGGGAAAAAATCTGATCTTTTTCTTTCACGGATTTCCGGACGACGCCGGTTCCATGAAGGAACTGATGGAATTCTTTTCCAAAAAGGATTTTACCTGCGTCGCTCCGTATATGCGCGGTTATTCTCCCGGTTCCAGCGTTCCGTTTTCGACGACCGTAAGCATCGCGGAACTCGCGGGAGATTTGAAGTTCATCGTCGAATCGCTCAAGGCAAAACACAAACCCGGACAAACGATCGTGGTCGGTCACGATTGGGGCGCGATCGCTTCGTATGCGTTCGCCAATCTTTCTCCGGGATCGATCGACGCGTTAGTCGCTCTTTCTGTTCCTCCGCTTCCCACATATCTTAAAAATCTGGCGTCGTATCCTTCTCAGATCGTACGAAGCTGGTATATTCTGTTCTTCCAACTTCGCGCCGGTATTCCGGAATCCGCATTGTTGAAAAACGATCTCTTGCGCCGACTTTGGGAGGATTGGAGTCCGGGTTGGAAAATTCCGGAGGATCGGTTTCGGGAAGTTTCCGCGAATTTAAAGATTCCGGAACACCTGACGACCGCTCTCGGATATTACCGGGGACTTTTGACCCCGGGGAATTTCGGTCTTTGGAATTCGAGTCGAGAATTGGTGTTTCATAAAATTTCCGTTCCGACCTTGGTTCTCGCGGGAGAAAAAGACGAATGTATTTCTCCTTCGGTTTATAAAGGATTGGAATCGGAATTTTTTTCCCGTGTTTTATTTAAGACGATTCCGAAGGCGGGACATTTTCTTCCTTTGGAAGCGGCCGGAACGGTGGCTAACGAAATCGCCTCTTTTCTAAAATTATAA
- a CDS encoding GGDEF domain-containing response regulator, with protein MNSILILDDAQENCMLMQGILRKSGYKDTQTSQSPDEVIDWLSLKTDDPPKKEFSLILLDILLPGITGLEILKMIREKDELKDIPVIMITALKEANVLQEAFDSGAIDYVVKPFDGTELLARVRSALRLFEEMTRRKEREKELEKLTDQLQEVNAYLVAISRTDALTGLYNRRYFDEVLATEWKRCWRTGTSVALLMLDIDHFKLYNDTYGHQGGDQCLKQVAAAIRDCARRAGDVAARYGGEEFAIILPETSESNAVVVSRNILEKVEKLAIPHSASKTDSIVTLSIGMATLSPSPENSIAELIERADKALYLAKEEGRNCLRFYPQGD; from the coding sequence ATGAATTCGATTCTGATTTTAGACGATGCTCAAGAGAATTGTATGCTGATGCAGGGAATTCTCCGCAAGTCCGGCTACAAGGATACGCAGACGAGTCAGTCTCCCGATGAAGTGATCGATTGGCTCAGTTTGAAAACCGATGATCCTCCTAAAAAAGAATTTTCCCTGATACTTTTGGACATCCTACTTCCCGGGATTACGGGGCTTGAAATTCTCAAGATGATCCGAGAAAAGGACGAACTCAAAGACATTCCCGTCATCATGATTACCGCTCTCAAAGAGGCGAACGTTCTTCAGGAAGCGTTCGATTCGGGCGCGATTGATTACGTGGTCAAGCCGTTTGACGGAACCGAACTTTTGGCTCGGGTTCGTTCCGCTCTTCGTTTGTTCGAAGAGATGACTCGCAGAAAGGAACGGGAGAAGGAGTTGGAAAAACTCACCGATCAGCTTCAGGAAGTGAACGCGTATCTCGTCGCGATTTCGAGAACGGATGCGTTGACCGGACTTTACAATCGAAGATACTTCGACGAGGTTCTCGCGACGGAATGGAAACGCTGTTGGAGAACGGGAACGAGCGTCGCGCTTTTGATGTTGGACATCGATCATTTCAAACTCTACAACGATACGTACGGTCACCAAGGCGGGGATCAGTGTTTGAAGCAGGTCGCAGCCGCGATCCGGGATTGTGCAAGAAGAGCGGGCGATGTCGCGGCCCGTTACGGGGGGGAAGAGTTTGCGATCATTCTTCCCGAAACGAGCGAATCCAACGCGGTCGTCGTCAGCCGGAACATCTTAGAAAAGGTGGAAAAACTCGCGATTCCGCACTCCGCTTCCAAAACCGATTCGATCGTAACGCTGAGCATCGGAATGGCGACGCTCAGCCCTAGCCCCGAAAACTCGATCGCGGAATTGATCGAGCGCGCGGACAAGGCCTTGTATCTCGCAAAGGAAGAGGGAAGAAATTGTCTTCGGTTTTATCCGCAAGGCGACTAA
- a CDS encoding histidine kinase dimerization/phosphoacceptor domain -containing protein translates to MFKDSFSVLLIEDSNADYRLIQEYLGESQSPSFQISRSADFSGGLSSISKESPDLVLLDLSLPDRAGLEALSEIKRKFPQIPVIICSGAEDKEITVNALQIGAQDYVYKGKFDSYSLSRSLVFAYERNRLALELERKNVFEQESEERYRLFFQYNPHPAFLFEHDTFEILEVNQAVLEKYGYEERDLIGRNVLHIFDEKNFEAVRREILSFQFGVNRAASITHKKKNGEELIADTTVYKFRYRNQILDLAVITDVTEMVRNRESILASLAEKDTLIQEIHHRVKNNMQIMVSLLNLQADNAMSRDLTSKELYGLLKDTESRVFSMSLVHNELYKSRDLSHVDFESYLNMLLQNLWNLYGVDPKIKHSIDARGLILGMDVAISLGLIVCELVTNAIKHAFSENQEGSLKLTARLEDGMITVAIEDNGKGIPEEFLNPDHETLGLQLVTILTKQIQGKLELEKLHPGTRFQIRFPEHEHK, encoded by the coding sequence ATGTTTAAAGATTCTTTTTCAGTTCTTTTGATCGAAGACTCGAATGCGGACTATCGCCTGATTCAGGAATATTTGGGCGAGTCTCAAAGTCCTTCGTTTCAAATCAGCCGTAGTGCGGATTTTTCCGGCGGTCTTTCCAGCATTTCCAAAGAAAGTCCCGATTTGGTTCTACTCGATCTTTCTCTTCCCGATCGAGCCGGTTTGGAGGCGTTATCCGAAATCAAACGAAAGTTTCCGCAGATTCCTGTCATCATCTGCAGCGGAGCGGAAGACAAAGAAATCACAGTCAACGCATTGCAGATAGGAGCGCAGGATTACGTTTACAAAGGAAAATTCGATTCTTACTCGTTGAGCCGTTCCTTGGTTTTTGCATACGAAAGAAATCGTCTCGCATTGGAACTCGAAAGGAAGAACGTCTTCGAACAGGAAAGCGAAGAACGATATCGTTTGTTTTTTCAATACAATCCGCATCCGGCTTTTTTATTCGAACACGATACGTTCGAGATTTTGGAAGTGAATCAGGCGGTTCTGGAAAAATACGGTTACGAAGAAAGGGATCTGATCGGAAGGAACGTGCTTCATATCTTCGATGAAAAAAACTTCGAAGCGGTAAGACGGGAAATTCTTTCCTTCCAATTCGGGGTCAACCGTGCCGCTTCGATAACCCATAAAAAGAAGAACGGGGAAGAATTGATCGCGGATACGACCGTGTATAAATTTCGTTATCGAAATCAGATTCTGGATCTGGCGGTGATTACCGACGTGACCGAGATGGTTCGCAATCGCGAATCGATTCTCGCGTCTTTGGCCGAAAAAGATACTCTGATTCAGGAGATTCATCACCGAGTCAAAAACAACATGCAAATCATGGTTTCTCTTTTGAATCTACAGGCGGACAACGCGATGTCGCGCGATCTTACTTCGAAAGAACTATACGGTTTGTTAAAGGACACGGAGAGTCGCGTATTTTCGATGTCCTTGGTCCACAACGAACTCTATAAATCCAGGGATCTTTCCCACGTCGATTTTGAGAGTTATCTGAATATGCTTCTGCAAAATTTATGGAATCTCTACGGTGTCGATCCCAAGATCAAACACTCCATCGACGCGAGAGGATTGATCCTCGGAATGGACGTAGCGATTTCCCTCGGTTTGATCGTATGCGAACTTGTGACGAACGCCATCAAACACGCGTTCTCCGAGAACCAGGAAGGCTCGTTGAAACTTACCGCTCGGTTGGAGGATGGAATGATTACCGTTGCGATCGAAGATAACGGAAAAGGAATTCCGGAAGAATTCTTGAATCCGGATCATGAAACCTTAGGATTGCAGCTCGTGACGATTCTTACAAAACAGATTCAGGGAAAACTCGAATTGGAAAAACTGCATCCGGGTACCCGATTTCAAATCCGTTTTCCGGAACACGAGCACAAGTAG
- a CDS encoding peptidylprolyl isomerase has protein sequence MATAVFKTNYGNFSVYLDEERAPITAGNFIKLAKDGFYNGLTFHRVIKNFMIQGGCPTGNGTGGPGYKIQDEFHKDLKNAKYTLSMANAGPNTGGSQFFINVRDNFYLDNRHAVFGKVTEGMDIVETISETETGFQDKPTKSVVIESITVSE, from the coding sequence ATGGCAACTGCGGTATTTAAGACAAATTATGGAAATTTTTCGGTCTATCTGGACGAGGAAAGGGCTCCAATCACTGCGGGAAATTTTATCAAATTAGCAAAAGACGGATTTTACAACGGCCTTACATTTCATAGGGTTATCAAAAATTTTATGATTCAGGGCGGTTGTCCGACAGGAAACGGAACCGGAGGTCCGGGGTACAAAATTCAGGACGAGTTTCACAAGGATCTAAAGAACGCGAAATACACTCTATCTATGGCAAACGCCGGGCCGAACACGGGTGGATCGCAATTTTTTATCAACGTAAGAGATAATTTCTATTTGGACAACCGTCATGCGGTGTTCGGCAAGGTAACCGAAGGAATGGACATCGTAGAAACGATTTCGGAAACCGAAACCGGTTTTCAAGATAAGCCCACCAAGTCGGTTGTGATCGAGTCGATCACCGTTTCGGAATAA